Proteins encoded together in one Saccharomyces kudriavzevii IFO 1802 strain IFO1802 genome assembly, chromosome: 1 window:
- the FUN19 gene encoding Fun19p (similar to Saccharomyces cerevisiae FUN19 (YAL034C) and YOR338W; ancestral locus Anc_7.55), whose protein sequence is MGLYSPESEKSQLNMDYIPKNDSQSIFKSLNQNVKLNDNNSNNNRSHLNMSDYGNSSPYGRSYDARINQNPQSNGNGRFSGSIDSLVDEHIIPSPPLSPKLESKFQQHDESSHVSSPALVGAAPKGPAENVLFVRPAWPNGLTRKRYRYATYGFLSQYKIFSNLAHPYSKNIINRYNNLAYNARHKYFRYDDEVTPSSSRLPSPLASPNLNRQSRYNMRKQVFFNNNLSKFESDTEWMPRKRKVYSPQRRTMTTSPHRSKKFSPSASAPHTNIASIEAIHEAPQYIPNVSWKKLPDFSPSLSTLPADTNKSLKIEWKGSPMDLSLDPLKNELHPAELILAQTLRLPCDLYLDSKRRLFLEKVYRLRKGLPFRRTDAQKACRIDVNKASRLFQAFEKVGWLRDSNFTKYL, encoded by the coding sequence ATGGGTTTATATTCTCCTGAATCTGAAAAGTCTCAGTTAAATATGGACTACATTCCAAAGAATGACTCGCAGtccatcttcaaaagtCTCAACCAAAATGTGAAACTCAACGATAATAATAGCAATAATAACAGAAGCCATTTGAACATGAGTGATTATGGCAATTCTTCGCCCTATGGACGCTCCTACGATGCAAGAATCAATCAGAACCCACAGAGCAATGGCAATGGGCGTTTTTCTGGTAGCATTGACTCCTTGGTTGACGAACATATAATACCTTCGCCACCTTTGTCACCCAAGCTGGAATCGAAATTCCAGCAACATGATGAATCGTCTCACGTATCTTCTCCAGCGCTGGTGGGGGCTGCGCCCAAAGGTCCTGCAGAGAATGTTTTATTTGTGAGGCCCGCGTGGCCCAATGGATTAACAAGGAAAAGATACCGCTACGCCACGTATGGATTCTTGTCTCAATATAAGATTTTCAGCAACTTGGCGCATCCATATTCTAAGAATATTATCAACAGGTACAATAACCTGGCCTACAATGCCAGGCACAAATATTTCAGGTATGACGATGAAGTCAccccttcttcttctagaTTACCTTCCCCATTAGCATCTCCAAATTTGAACAGACAATCAAGATATAATATGAGAAAGCAGGtgtttttcaataacaaTCTGAGCAAGTTTGAATCTGACACTGAATGGATGCCACGGAAACGCAAAGTTTACTCACCGCAAAGAAGAACGATGACTACAAGTCCACATCGTTCCAAGAAGTTCTCGCCCTCAGCGTCTGCTCCCCATACAAATATTGCATCCATCGAAGCCATTCACGAAGCTCCTCAGTACATACCTAATGTCTCATGGAAAAAACTGCCAGACTTCTCCCCTTCTTTATCGACTCTGCCTGCAGACACTAATAAATCACTCAAGATCGAATGGAAAGGATCTCCAATGGACCTGTCCTTGGATCCACTGAAAAACGAGCTGCACCCGGCCGAACTAATTTTGGCGCAAACTCTAAGGTTACCTTGTGATTTGTATCTGGATTCCAAAAGAAGGTTGTTTTTAGAAAAAGTTTATAGATTAAGGAAGGGGTTGCCGTTTAGAAGAACCGATGCGCAGAAAGCTTGCAGGATCGATGTCAATAAGGCTTCAAGACTTTTCCAagcatttgaaaaagtcgGTTGGTTGCGGGACtcaaattttacaaaatacTTATGA
- the FUN12 gene encoding translation initiation factor eIF5B (similar to Saccharomyces cerevisiae FUN12 (YAL035W); ancestral locus Anc_7.50), giving the protein MAKKSKKTQQNYWDEDFEEDAAQGEEIGATPTPEPESTAGVEGTAEKGSAGAESAEASEAVESDFMSALKQSKNKQEKKVTEEKKDGKPVLKSKKEKEKEKKEKEKQKKKEQAARKKAQQQAQKEKNKELNKQNVEKAAAEKAQKSQDADGDNGTPAKKPAKKVPAGLAALRRQLELKKQLEEQERLEREEEERLEKEEEERLANEENMKEEARASKKEKEKAKREKLKAEGKLLTRKQKEEKKLLERRRAALLSSGNVKVTGLSKKDAEETKPKKVVYSKKKKRTTQENISEITKSDAIKDADVVIDENKESEDVLIDDWENLAFGDDDEEGINGKVTATQESTTDYEYEEEDHDNEQEEEGEEESQVEEAFRSTPAATPTPSSSSPNKKDLRSPICCILGHVDTGKTKLLDKIRQTNVQGGEAGGITQQIGATYFPIDAIKSKTKVMAEYEKQTFDVPGLLVIDTPGHESFSNLRSRGSSLCNIAILVIDIMHGLEQQTMESIKLLRDRKAPFIVALNKIDRLYDWKSIPNNSFRDSFAKQSRAVQEEFQSRYSKIQLELSEQGLNSELYFQNKNMSKYVSIVPTSAVTGEGVPDLLWLLLELTQKRMSKQLMYLSHVEATILEVKVIEGFGTTIDVILSNGYLREGDRIVLCGMNGPIVTNIRALLTPQPLRELRLKSEYVHHKEVKAALGVKVAANDLEKAVSGSRLLVVGPDDDEDELMDDVMDDLTGLLDSVDTTGRGVVVQASTLGSLEALLDFLKDMKIPVMSIGLGPVYKRDVMKASAMLEKAPEYAIMLCFDVKVDKEAEQYAEQEGIRIFNADIIYHLFDSFTAYQEKLLEERRKDFLDYAIFPCVLQTLQIINKRGPMIIGVDVLEGTLRVGTPICAVKTDPVTKEKQTLILGRVISLEINHQPVQEVKKGQTAAGVAVRLEDPSGQQPIWGRHVDETDTLYSLISRRSIDTLKDKAFREQVVRSDWLLLKKLKVVFGIE; this is encoded by the coding sequence ATGGCtaagaagagcaaaaaaacCCAGCAAAACTACTGGGATGAGGATTTCGAAGAAGACGCCGCCCAGGGCGAAGAAATCGGTGCCACACCAACTCCGGAACCAGAGAGTACCGCCGGCGTAGAAGGCACTGCTGAGAAAGGTTCTGCAGGTGCCGAAAGTGCTGAAGCTTCCGAGGCTGTTGAAAGTGACTTCATGTCTGCTTTGAAACAGTCTAAGAATAAgcaggaaaagaaggtcACCGAGGAGAAGAAGGACGGCAAACCTGTGCTGAAGTCcaagaaggagaaggaaaaggaaaagaaggaaaaggaaaagcagaagaagaaagaacaagCTGCCAGAAAGAAGGCTCAACAGCAAGCTCAAAAGGAGAAGAACAAGGAGTTGAACAAGCAAAATGTCGAAAAAGCTGCTGCTGAAAAAGCTCAGAAGTCTCAGGATGCTGACGGCGACAATGGCACACCAGCTAAGAAACCAGCTAAGAAAGTACCTGCTGGTTTGGCTGCTTTGAGACGTCAATTAGAATTAAAGAAACAGCTTGAAGAGCAAGAGAGGTTGGAGagagaggaagaagaaagattggaaaaagaagaagaagaaagattaGCCAACGAGGAAAatatgaaagaagaagctaGAGCttccaagaaggaaaaggagaagGCTAAGCGTGAGAAATTAAAGGCCGAAGGTAAGCTATTGACTAGAAagcaaaaggaagaaaagaaattgttaGAAAGAAGACGTGCTGCATTATTATCTTCCGGTAATGTCAAGGTTACTGGTTTGTCTAAGAAGGATGCTGAAGAAACTAAACCAAAGAAGGTCGTCTAcagcaagaagaagaagagaacgACCCAGGAAAACATCTCTGAAATTACTAAATCTGACGCTATAAAGGATGCCGATGTTGtgattgatgaaaataaagaatcTGAAGATGTCTTGATTGATGATTGGGAAAATTTGGCTtttggtgatgatgatgaagagggAATCAACGGAAAAGTTACCGCTACTCAGGAATCCACTACAGACTATGAAtacgaagaggaagatcaTGATaatgaacaagaagaggagggtgaagaagaaagtcAGGTCGAAGAAGCTTTCAGAAGCACTCCTGCGGCAACTCCAACCCCTTCTAGTTCTTctccaaacaaaaaagaccTACGTTCTCCAATTTGTTGTATTTTGGGTCATGTCGATACTGGTAAGACCAAATTACTAGATAAGATTAGACAAACCAACGTTCAAGGTGGTGAAGCTGGTGGTATTACTCAACAGATTGGTGCGACCTATTTCCCCATCGATGCTATTAAGTCAAAGACTAAGGTTATGGCTGAGTATGAAAAGCAAACTTTCGATGTCCCAGGTCTTTTGGTTATCGATACCCCAGGTCACGAATCTTTCTCCAACTTGCGTTCAAGAGGTTCCTCATTGTGTAACATTGCCATTCTAGTTATTGATATAATGCATGGTTTGGAACAACAAACTATGGAATCTATCAAGCTATTGAGAGATAGAAAGGCTCCATTCATCGTTGCCTTGAACAAGATTGATAGATTATACGACTGGAAATCCATTCCAAACAATTCATTCAGAGACTCTTTTGCCAAACAATCGAGAGCTGTTCAGGAAGAATTCCAATCTAGATACTCTAAGATTCAATTGGAATTATCTGAACAAGGTTTGAATTCAGAATTGTACTtccaaaacaaaaacatgtCTAAGTACGTTTCCATTGTTCCAACATCCGCCGTTACTGGTGAAGGTGTTCCAGATTTATTATGGTTATTATTAGAATTGACCCAAAAGAGAATGTCCAAGCAATTGATGTATTTGTCTCACGTAGAAGCCACCATTTTGGAAGTTAAAGTCATCGAAGGTTTCGGTACCACCATTGATGTTATCTTATCTAACGGTTACTTGAGAGAAGGTGATCGTATCGTACTGTGTGGTATGAATGGTCCAATTGTAACGAATATCAGAGCTCTATTAACACCACAACCATTGCGTGAATTACGTTTGAAATCCGAATACGTTCATCACAAAGAAGTTAAAGCTGCTCTAGGTGTAAAGGTAGCTGCTAACGATTTAGAAAAGGCCGTTTCCGGTTCCAGATTATTAGTTGTCGGTCCAgacgatgacgaagatgaaCTAATGGACGATGTTATGGATGATTTGACTGGTTTGTTGGATTCCGTGGACACAACCGGCAGAGGTGTTGTTGTTCAAGCATCCACTTTAGGTTCTTTGGAGGCTTTATTGGATTTCCTAAAAGATATGAAAATTCCCGTGATGTCTATTGGGTTAGGTCCAGTGTACAAGCGTGACGTTATGAAGGCTTCTGCGATGTTAGAAAAGGCACCAGAATATGCCATAATGTTATGTTTTGATGTCAAAGTGGATAAGGAAGCTGAGCAATACGCTGAACAGGAAGGTATCAGAATCTTCAATGCCGACATCATCTATCATTTATTCGATTCATTTACTGCataccaagaaaaattattggaGGAACGTCGTAAAGACTTCCTAGACTATGCTATTTTTCCATGTGTCTTACAAACCTTACAAATCATCAACAAGCGTGGTCCAATGATTATTGGTGTAGATGTTTTGGAAGGTACTCTGCGTGTCGGAACTCCAATTTGTGCAGTGAAAACCGATCCTGTCacaaaggaaaagcaaACCTTAATATTAGGTAGAGTCATCTCTTTGGAAATTAATCATCAACCTGTTCAAGAGGTCAAGAAGGGTCAAACTGCCGCTGGTGTTGCTGTGCGTCTAGAAGACCCCTCCGGTCAACAGCCTATCTGGGGTCGTCATGTTGACGAGACTGATACACTTTACTCCTtgatttcaagaagatcTATTGACACTTTGAAAGACAAAGCATTTAGAGAGCAAGTTGTTAGATCTGATTggttgttgttgaagaagttgaaggTCGTTTTCGGTATCGAATGA
- the POP5 gene encoding RNA-binding protein POP5 (similar to Saccharomyces cerevisiae POP5 (YAL033W); ancestral locus Anc_7.59): MVRLKSRYILFEVLYPPTDVNVEESMSKADILLAHHRASPADVSIKSIIQEVRRSLSLNLGDYGSAKCSSLLQLKYFSNRTSTGIIRCHREDCDLVIMALMLMARIGDVGGLIVNPVKVSGTIKKIEQFAVRRNSKILNLIKSSQSSQFSDNDFLINDLEKIENENENEND; the protein is encoded by the coding sequence ATGGTGCGTTTGAAAAGCAGATACATCCTTTTTGAAGTCCTATACCCTCCTACGGACGTCAATGTCGAAGAATCTATGTCTAAGGCCGACATTTTGCTAGCACACCATAGGGCATCGCCCGCGGATGTGTCCATCAAGTCTATAATTCAAGAGGTACGACGTTCGCTCTCGTTAAATCTGGGCGATTATGGGTCTGCCAAATGTAGCTCTCTCTTGCAGCTGAAGTACTTTTCCAATAGGACATCTACGGGAATAATCCGGTGCCATCGGGAGGACTGTGATCTTGTCATCATGGCATTAATGCTGATGGCAAGAATTGGCGACGTCGGCGGGCTGATCGTGAACCCTGTCAAGGTAAGTGGGaccatcaagaaaatagaGCAGTTTGCTGTGAGAAGGAACTCTAAGATTTTGAACCTGATCAAGAGCAGCCAATCATCGCAATTCAGCGATAATGACTTTCTTATTAACgaccttgaaaaaattgaaaacgaaaacgaaaacgaaaatgactag
- the MTW1 gene encoding MIND complex subunit MTW1 (similar to Saccharomyces cerevisiae MTW1 (YAL034W-A); ancestral locus Anc_7.53), with product MAAPTMRSTSILTEHLGYPPISLVDDIINAVNEIMYKCTAAMEKYLLSKSKIGEEDYGEEIKSGVAKLESLLENSVDKNFDKLELYVLRNVLRIPEEYLDANVFRLESQKDLVIVNDTEIKRSEEELRGKVNDVELAFKRNEMLSKRVAKVKRLLVIIRGFKQKLCELLKCKDDEQLQKILESLKPIDDTITLLSNSLRKLYVDSESTSSTEEVEALFQKLKSNGKRNKDFRTRYIDLRTNNVLRKLGLLGDGEKENQPTESGKKEQEEEIARLDIEEPQLDLLDNVL from the coding sequence ATGGCCGCACCAACGATGAGATCCACGTCAATATTGACGGAGCATTTGGGATACCCACCTATTTCGCTCGTTGATGATATCATCAATGCTGTAAATGAGATTATGTACAAATGCACAGCTGCCATGGAAAAATACTTATTGTCCAAGAGCAAGATTGGTGAAGAGGACTATGGGGAGGAGATCAAAAGTGGAGTTGCCAAGTTGGAGTCGCTTTTAGAAAATTCCGTAGATAAGAATTTCGATAAATTGGAGCTTTATGTCTTGAGGAACGTTCTCCGAATTCCTGAAGAGTATTTGGACGCCAATGTCTTTAGGTTAGAGAGTCAGAAGGATTTGGTTATTGTAAATGATACGGAGATAAAACGAAGCGAGGAAGAGCTTCGAGGGAAGGTGAATGACGTTGAGCTGGCATTCAAAAGGAACGAAATGCTATCTAAGAGAGTTGCAAAAGTGAAAAGGCTACTAGTCATTATCAGAGGTTTCAAACAGAAACTATGCGAGTTactgaagtgcaaggatgACGAGCAATTGCAAAAGATCTTAGAATCATTAAAACCTATAGATGACACAATCACGTTACTGAGTAATTCATTACGCAAACTATACGTCGACAGTGAAAGTACTAGTTCGACGGAGGAAGTGGAGGCACTATTTCAGAAATTGAAATCCAATGGCAAACGAAACAAGGACTTCAGAACTCGATATATCGATTTAAGAACCAATAACGTCCTACGAAAATTGGGGCTGCTGGGTGATGGcgagaaagaaaaccagCCCACTGAATCAGGTAAGAAGGAGCAAGAGGAGGAAATAGCCAGACTAGATATCGAGGAGCCTCAATTGGATCTACTTGATAATGTGTTGTAG